The Planctomycetaceae bacterium genome segment CAGGCTCGGAAGTATCCGCACTGCTTGGCCGTATTCCATCAGCGGTAGGTTATCAGCCGACATTAGCCACGGAAATGGGCGAACTGCAGGAAAGAATCACATCTACACTCCGCGGCTCAATTACTTCGGTACAGGCGATTTACGTACCGGCTGACGATTTGACAGACCCCGCACCGGCAACGACGTTTACGCATTTGGATTCGTTTGTTGTGTTGAGCCGTGCGATTACACAGAAAGGTATTTATCCTGCGGTTGACCCGCTGGAAAGCTCATCTCGTATTCTCGATGAAAATATCGTTGGCAAAAACCATTACGACGTTGCGCAAAGAGTGCTCGAATATCTGCAGCGGTACAATGATTTGCGCGATATTATCGCGATTCTCGGCGTTGACGAATTGAGCCGTGAAGACCAGATGGTTGTCGCAAGAGCGAGAAAGCTCGAAAGATTCTTCTCGCAGCCGTTCCTCGTTACGTTCCAGTTCACAGGCCTTGAAGGTAAATATGTCGATAAGGCCGATACGATTGAAAGCTGCAAACAGATATGCGAAGGCAAATGGGATCATCTGCCGGAAGAAGCGTTTATGTATGTCGGAACAGTTGAAGACGCCGCACAGAAAGCCGCGCTGCTTACAGGTAAAAAATAATGTCTGAATCAAAAAACATGTTCAAATGTACAATTGTTTCGCCGGCAGGCAAACTGCTCGACTGCTCGGCATCGAGCGTCATCTTTATCGCGCACGACGGCAGCGTAGGCGTTATGAGTCATCACATGCCGATGCTCTGTGAACTTGGCATTGGCATTATGGAAATTAACTTACCGCATACCGACACATCCGAGGCCGGTAAAAAATTCGCATTGATTGACGGCGGTTTCGCGCTGGTTCACTCCAATGTTGTCCACATAATTGCCGCCGACGCCGTCATCGGCTGGGACGCCAAAAAAGACAAAATTAACATACTTGTAGACGCCAACAAGCGAAAGCTCAAAGATACACCTGAAAAATCCCCGCAACACGCGCATCTGCTGAAAAAGAATATTCTTTTGGAACAATTGTTGACTTATCATAGTGCGTAAGCGATTTGTACACCTGTGCAAGCCTTTTACATACCCTAAACCAGGCTTTTTTTACTTTGCTTCCTCTCATTTTCTGCTAATATTTTGTGCATGGCGACGAAAACACATAATTTATCCGGAAAATGGCAGTTTAAACAATACCCTGTTTCAGCACGAAGGATGCGCGACCTCAACGAAGGCAGCTGGCTCGATTGCACTGTCCCGGCTTCGATTTTCTCGTGCCTTATCGATGCGCAAGTCATCGACCGCAAAAAACTGGAAAATAATCCCAACGATTTTTATCAGGTAAGTGTTGACCCGTGGATTTTCAAAAAAACATTTGATGCGCCAGAAGATTTCCTGCAATCAGAAAAAATGGAGCTTGTCTTCGACGGCCTTGATACTTATGGTCGAATCTGGCTCAACGGAAAACTGCTCGGCAATACAGATAATATGTTTTGCCAGTGGCGTTTTGATGTCGCAGAACTGTTACAACCGAAAGATAACGAACTTCTTGTAAAATTCGATTCCGCAACCGAAGAAGGTCAGCGTCTGATGAACCGCTTCGGAAATTTCTATCCGACCGCACTGCCCGAATGTTCGCTGCTGATGCGGCCGTATGTTCGGAAATCACAGTGCCAGTTCGGCTGGGATTGGGCGCCGACAATGCCCGGCTGCGGTATCTGGCAGCCTGTCCGACTTGAAGCGTTTGACAAAAGCTGTATCCGTGATATCCAAATCGCAACGATAGACTGCGATAAATCAAACGCTGATATAAAAATTTCGGTACAGACGGATAATTTTGCGAAAAAACACATTAGCTGCGATATCAGCATTTGCGACTCCGACGGAAATATCGTTACATCGACAAGATTGGAATTGCCGAATAACCAAAACAACGCCTCGACAGTAATAAAAATCCAGCAGCCGCAGCTTTGGATGCCGCGAGGTTACGGCGAGCAGCCTTTATATAAACTCGAAGCCCGCCTTGTTTGCGATGACAGGCAAATTGATACGACCCTGAAAACTTTCGGCATAAGAACGGTGAAGATAAACCAGACTCCCGACGAATTCGGCACGAGTTTCCAGTTCGAAATCAACAATCAGCCTGTTTACGCCAAAGGTATTGATTGGATTCCCATTACGCTCTTCGTCGGCTCGGCGACGGAGCAGGATTACGAAAAGCTGCTCGAACTGGCAGTTGACGCTAATATAAATTTCATCCGCGTTTGGGGCGGCGGATATTACGAAACAAATACTTTCTATGATATCTGCGACAGACTCGGCATTATGGTCTGGCAGGATTTTCTGTTCGCCTGCTCTCACTATCCAGACCGCCAGTGGTTTATGGATATTGTAAAAAAAGAAGCGACGCAAAACATTATCCGTCTACGCAACCATCCGTCGCTGGTAATCTGGTGCGGCAATAATGAAATCGACTGGCAGCAGGCAATGCACACTCGCAAAGGCCAGAAATTCTACGGTAAAAATATTTACCATTCGCTTTTGCCGGAACTTGTCCGCGAGCTTGACCCGAATCGCGATTATATTAATTCTACGCCATTCGGTCCGTCCAAAGACCCAAATACGCCGAAAAGCGGAACCATTCACCAGTGGGACGTTTGGGCATGTATGAAACATACGGACAATTATCTTAGCACGATTCCGCGTTTTGTTTCTGAATTTGGTTTCCAGGCTCTGCCGTGCAAAAAAACACTGGAAGAACTTTTTGATATTGATGCTGCGCATACCGCCGCCGATTCGCTCGAAAAACATAACTATATGATAAACGGCATGAACAGACTGCTTTATTATATTAACGAACTGTTCCCGATGCCGCAAAACATCGATGAATTTATTTATCTGTCGCAGGTGGCGCAGGCTCGCGCGATTCGCAAATATGTCGAACATCTCCGCCGCAATTCGCATATCAACTCCGGCGTTTTGTACTGGCAGTTTAACGATTGCTGCCCGTCGATAAGCTGGTCTGCACTTGATTATAAGAATCGCAAAAAAGCGTTATACTATCACACTCGCAAATTTTACGCTCCGGTCGTCGTTTCCGCGTCAGCACAGATTACACGCCATCGCCCGCAGCATAAAACTATCGATGCGATTACAGCATCAGCCGTGAACAACTCGCTTTTACAGCAGACCGCATTGCTTGTGTGCAAACTTACGGATACGAATTTTAATGTTATAGATGAATTCAGCAGACCGTTATCTATTGGCCCCGGCTGCGTGGAAAAAGTCCTGCTGCCAAAGTCGTTCACTGCTGAAAAGAACCAGAACGACACGTTTATTCATATCCAGCTCCGCGGCGACAAAGAAATTTTAGCTGAAAATGTATTTTTCTTCGTGCCGGATAAATATTTTAATTTCACACCGGCAAATATCACGGTTAAAACTGAAAAAGTTGATGCGTTGAACTGGAATTTGATTTTAAGCAGCAAAAATTTAGTAAAAGATGTTCACATTGACTGCGCGTTCGATGCTGAATTAAGCGACGACTATTTCGACATATTGACGAACGAACCGGTAAATATTAGAATTAAAACAGATAAACCAATGGAAGAAATATTAAGTGGAATAAAGTTTGAATCTGTTAATTGTTTTATCGCGAATAAATAATGTTTACATGTCCAAACTGCCAGACCGAACTAAAGAGGATTAAGAGCAAATTCGGCATGTTCTGGTATTGCCCTTCCTGTAAAGGCCGGGCTGCCACGCTCGAACTTTTGCGAAAAATAATCTCCGGCAACTCTACAAGTAAACTATGGCAGCGGACAATTTCCGGCCAATATCCGCAAAAACGAAAGTGTCCATCCTGTGCAAGTCCGATGGCCGAAGTACCAATCATAAACGGTGAATACACCGTTTATCTCGATACGTGTAAAAGATGTCGTATGGTATGGTTCGACAACAATGAATATCAGCAGCTTCCAAAAATAAAACCGGAAGCAAAAATCACTGACAAACTCACGATGGAGCAGCGTGAAAAACTTGCTCTTGCAAGGTTGGAATTTGAAAAAGAAAAACAAAGAGCTGCAGATATCGGCTACTCGTCAGATGAAGCACCTGATAATTATGTACAAGTATTACTTGGATTTGTAGGGTTTCCAATTGAATACGACGATGAAAGAATCAAAAATACACCTTTTGTTACATGGACTTTAACCGCTGTAATAGCTATTGTAAGTTTTTTTGCTTTCTATAATCTGAGAGAAACAATAAATAATTGGGGCTTGATTCCTGAATATTATTACCGCCATTCGGGATTAACGTTAATCAGCTCTTTTTTCTTACACGCAAATATTTTTCACCTTGTCAGTAATTTATATTTTTTAATTATCTTCGGCGATAATGTCGAAGATTTTCTCGGCAGATTCAAATATATAGTATTAATAATTCTTGCGGCCTTGGTTGGAGATATTACTCATATATTATCCGACCCGCATTCATTAACTCCGTGCATCGGAGCAAGTGGCGGCATTTCAGGAGTTATCACTTATTACGCTTTAAGATTCCCTCACAATCAAATTGGAATGATGTGTGGCTACAGATTCTTATTTAGATGGATTCGTATGCCGGCTATCTGTCTGTTTGCTTTATGGATACTGATGCAAACAGTGGGCGCAATTGCCCAATTCCACGGGTTTAGTAATGTCTCTGCACTT includes the following:
- a CDS encoding F0F1 ATP synthase subunit epsilon, producing MSESKNMFKCTIVSPAGKLLDCSASSVIFIAHDGSVGVMSHHMPMLCELGIGIMEINLPHTDTSEAGKKFALIDGGFALVHSNVVHIIAADAVIGWDAKKDKINILVDANKRKLKDTPEKSPQHAHLLKKNILLEQLLTYHSA
- a CDS encoding rhomboid family intramembrane serine protease, whose amino-acid sequence is MFTCPNCQTELKRIKSKFGMFWYCPSCKGRAATLELLRKIISGNSTSKLWQRTISGQYPQKRKCPSCASPMAEVPIINGEYTVYLDTCKRCRMVWFDNNEYQQLPKIKPEAKITDKLTMEQREKLALARLEFEKEKQRAADIGYSSDEAPDNYVQVLLGFVGFPIEYDDERIKNTPFVTWTLTAVIAIVSFFAFYNLRETINNWGLIPEYYYRHSGLTLISSFFLHANIFHLVSNLYFLIIFGDNVEDFLGRFKYIVLIILAALVGDITHILSDPHSLTPCIGASGGISGVITYYALRFPHNQIGMMCGYRFLFRWIRMPAICLFALWILMQTVGAIAQFHGFSNVSALAHLGGVATGFVFWLYTRPKNKASEHSEAL